In the Wyeomyia smithii strain HCP4-BCI-WySm-NY-G18 chromosome 2, ASM2978416v1, whole genome shotgun sequence genome, one interval contains:
- the LOC129720304 gene encoding uncharacterized protein K02A2.6-like, with the protein MAQSASTPSTGEQWLRQILSNQHELMTRLSQQLNSIQVAVQYSTRNELVLDSLASNITEFIYDLEQGSSFDAWFSRYADLFEKDAAKLDDSAKKSSTFNTKKQQHSSKSVFVGNVKQSRRYTKVNINGVPINSQLDSGSDITIISRENWKKVGCLATNPTDCVAKTASGGKLNISDMFPATVSIGGIVKTCKIYMCGTNLNLNVLGSDAMDKFGLWDVPLSSICSLVHSSDFDDDVADLKARFPNVFSNTMGLCKKTQVHLTLKPDTQPVFKPKRPVAYSVEALVEEKLRRLEGLGIITPITYADWAAPIVVVRRPNRSVRICADFSTGLNNALKPNSHPLPLPEDIFARMANCTIFGHIDLSDAYLQVEVDDESRKLLVINTHKGLYRFNRLSPGIRTAPGEFQQIMDAMLSGIEYACPYLDDILVGGRTRAELKHNLQQVLGRLQEYGFTVRIEKCSFFMSQVKYLGQLMDREGIRPDPEKIAAIISMPAPHDVPTLRSYLGAVNYYGKYIREMRNLRQPLDELLKREVLQSSLLLTHYNPRLDMVVSADASNVGIGARIAHRFPDGSKKAIYHASRSITPAESKYSQIEKEALALIFAVTKFHRMVYGRHFVLQTDHKPLLAIFGSKQGIPAYTANRLQRWALAMLLYDFSIEYIATDHVGHADILSRLINSHIKPDEEYVIASIELESIICSIVSESVGFLPVTYRMIAEETAKDDTLQKVKTYIKNGWPQSKREIVGSPEIQQFFSRRDALSLAQKCLLYAERIVIPKKLQKRVLEQLYKGHPGVERTRSLACNFVYWPNIDYHINEMVRGCNECAMVAKSDTKTSLESWPIPEKSWQRVHIDYAGPVNDMYFLVLVDALSKWPEVVATKRITTSATLAILRSIFARFGMPEVMVSDNGTQFTSDKFERFCEVNGIIHLKTAPYHPQSNGQAERFVDTFKRAVKKIQAGGEELQEAIDTFLLCYRSTPCRSAPDSKSPGEVILSGRLRTSLELIRPPSSSSKCPDSIQDQQYNRKHGAKPKSFDVKDKVFAKVYQGTNWSWVAGEIVERIGAVIYNVWIPERQQLLRSHSNQLRKRHGDSVSNDTVSDTSVPLDLLLNACGINSPEDQVELTLEDVPLNEIQRELLQEVFANGADVPTAINREVPEERRSTRTRKLPGRYRPYHLY; encoded by the exons ATGGCGCAATCAGCATCAACGCCGTCCACTGGCGAACAATGGCTCAGGCAAATTTTATCCAACCAACATGAATTGATGACCAGATTATCGCAACAGTTGAACAGCATTCAGGTGGCTGTTCAGTACTCGACGAGGAACGAGCTGGTACTCGATTCACTTGCGAGTAACATCACCGAGTTCATTTACGATCTGGAACAAGGAAGTTCTTTCGATGCTTGGTTCTCCCGATATGCGGATTTGTTTGAGAAGGATGCGGCGAAATTAGACGACAGCGCCAAG AAATCATCAACATTCAACACCAAGAAGCAGCAGCATTCAAGTAAGAGTGTTTTCGTCGGTAACGTAAAGCAAAGTCGGCGGTACACAAAGGTAAACATCAACGGAGTTCCAATAAATTCGCAGCTAGATTCGGGATCAGATATAACCATTATCTCTCgtgaaaactggaaaaaagtggGATGTCTAGCAACAAATCCGACAGACTGCGTAGCTAAAACGGCTTCCGGTGGCAAGCTGAACATTTCGGATATGTTTCCGGCTACTGTCAGCATCGGTGGCATAGTTAAAACGTGCAAAATTTACATGTGTGGTACTAACCTCAACCTTAACGTGTTGGGTTCCGATGCAATGGATAAATTCGGTCTGTGGGATGTACCATTATCATCAATTTGTAGTTTGGTACATAGTAGTGATTTCGATGATGATGTTGCCGATTTGAAGGCTCGTTTTCcaaatgtttttagtaacacTATGGGCCTCTGTAAGAAAACGCAGGTGCATCTTACACTCAAACCAGATACACAGCCTGTGTTCAAGCCGAAGCGCCCAGTGGCCTATAGTGTAGAAGCGTTAGTGGAAGAGAAACTTCGCAGACTTGAAGGCTTGGGTATAATCACACCGATTACGTATGCCGATTGGGCGGCTCCAATCGTCGTGGTTCGAAGACCGAATCGCTCAGTGCGAATCTGTGCAGACTTTTCAACGGGTCTCAATAATGCTTTGAAGCCAAATAGTCATCCACTACCACTTCCTGAAGACATTTTCGCACGCATGGCAAATTGCACAATCTTTGGGCATATCGATCTGTCCGATGCATACCTTCAGGTAGAGGTAGACGATGAAAGCCGAAAATTGCTTGTCATCAATACACACAAAGGACTCTACCGTTTCAATCGTCTTTCACCCGGCATTCGTACAGCGCCGGGCGAATTTCAACAAATCATGGATGCCATGCTCAGTGGAATTGAATACGCCTGTCCGTATCTTGATGATATCCTAGTGGGAGGCCGAACGAGAGCAGAACTGAAACATAATTTGCAGCAAGTATTAGGACGTCTGCAAGAGTACGGATTTACCGTTAGAATTGAAAAGTGTAGTTTTTTCATGAGTCAGGTGAAATATCTGGGTCAATTAATGGATCGTGAGGGTATTCGTCCGGATCCAGAGAAAATCGCCGCCATCATCAGCATGCCTGCACCACACGATGTCCCTACGCTTAGGTCCTATTTAGGAGCTGTGAATTATTACGGGAAATACATAAGGGAAATGAGGAATCTTCGGCAACCTTTGGATGAACTACTAAAAAGG GAGGTTCTACAGAGTTCATTGTTATTGACGCACTACAATCCACGACTGGATATGGTCGTTTCAGCTGATGCGTCCAATGTGGGCATTGGTGCCCGCATAGCACATCGTTTCCCGGACGGTTCGAAGAAGGCTATATACCATGCATCCAGAAGCATCACTCCGGCTGAATCGAAATATAGCCAAATTGAAAAAGAGGCATTGGCACTTATATTTGCTGTGACCAAGTTCCATAGGATGGTTTATGGTCGTCACTTCGTTTTACAAACAGATCACAAACCGTTATTAGCTATATTTGGATCGAAACAAGGTATTCCTGCTTACACTGCCAACCGTTTACAGAGGTGGGCGCTAGCTATGCTATTATACGATTTCAGCATCGAGTATATAGCCACGGATCATGTCGGACACGCCGATATCTTATCTCGTCTGATTAATTCGCATATTAAACCCGACGAAGAGTATGTTATCGCGTCAATAGAGCTTGAGTCAATCATCTGTAGCATTGTTAGCGAGTCCGTCGGTTTCTTGCCTGTCACTTATAGAATGATAGCCGAAGAGACCGCGAAGGATGATACTCTGCAGAAAGTGAAAACTTACATAAAAAATGGTTGGCCCCAAAGCAAGAGAGAAATCGTAGGCAGTCCCGAGATTCAGCAGTTTTTTTCTCGGCGAGATGCGCTTAGTTTAGCTCAGAAGTGTTTATTGTATGCAGAGAGGATTGTGATACCAAAAAAATTGCAGAAACGTGTACTTGAACAACTTTATAAAGGTCATCCAGGCGTCGAACGTACCCGTTCGTTGGCATgcaattttgtttattggccaaaCATCGACTACCATATTAATGAGATGGTACGTGGTTGTAATGAGTGCGCCATGGTAGCAAAGTCAGATACAAAAACATCCCTCGAGTCGTGGCCAATTCCAGAGAAATCGTGGCAAAGGGTACATATAGACTATGCAGGCCCTGTGAACGATATGTATTTCTTGGTTCTGGTGGATGCACTATCAAAATGGCCAGAGGTAGTGGCAACTAAGCGGATTACCACGTCAGCAACTTTGGCTATACTTAGAAGTATTTTCGCCAGGTTTGGTATGCCGGAAGTTATGGTATCGGATAACGGTACACAGTTTACCAGCGATAAGTTCGAACGGTTTTGTGAAGTAAACGGTATCATACATCTCAAGACAGCACCCTATCATCCGCAAAGCAATGGACAGGCGGAGAGATTCGTCGACACATTTAAACGCGCAGTGAAAAAAATCCAGGCAGGAGGGGAAGAATTGCAGGAAGCCATTGATACGTTTCTTCTCTGTTACCGTTCTACTCCTTGCCGTAGTGCTCCAGATTCTAAATCTCCCGGTGAAGTAATTTTGAGTGGACGGCTTCGCACTTCACTTGAACTTATCCGGCCACCAAGCAGTTCCAGCAAATGCCCGGACTCCATTCAAGATCAGCAGTATAATCGAAAACACGGAGCAAAACCAAAAAGCTTTGATGTGAAAGACAAGGTGTTCGCCAAAGTGTATCAAGGTACAAATTGGAGCTGGGTAGCAGGTGAAATAGTAGAACGAATTGGTGCCGTCATCTATAACGTATGGATTCCTGAACGTCAGCAGCTTTTAAGATCACACAGCAACCAGTTACGAAAACGACATGGGGACAGCGTAAGCAATGACACCGTGTCTGATACTTCGGTACCCTTAGATCTTTTGTTAAATGCCTGTGGTATAAATTCACCCGAAGATCAAGTGGAACTCACTTTGGAGGACGTGCCATTGAACGAGATACAACGTGAGCTACTACAAGAAGTGTTTGCTAATGGAGCCGATGTCCCTACCGCAATAAACAGAGAGGTTCCTGAGGAGCGACGTTCAACAAGAACCCGGAAGCTTCCCGGGCGTTATAGACCGTATCACCTATACTAA
- the LOC129722846 gene encoding pre-mRNA-splicing factor Syf2: protein MEPSSSTSVSVAAPNKTAAEKHAERMERLRKLHMQRNEARNSNHQEVVAEDERKKLPTNWEARKRQADWLIEDSKAKADAEAKGLDYNRVKLMKVSAAEADRFDKLKAKKKNADPGFSDYEAQTARQYNRLIKTMEPRDLVRYEEQKQKYGDAFYGGPNVVLQGLHKDSPNAVDKMVKDLEQQIDKRKKFSRRRTHNDDADIDYINEKNARFNKKLERFYGEHTAEIKQNLERGTAI from the coding sequence ATGGAACCATCCAGTAGTACATCAGTGTCGGTTGCTGCACCTAATAAAACAGCTGCAGAAAAACACGCTGAACGCATGGAAAGGCTACGTAAGCTTCACATGCAGCGAAATGAAGCACGTAATTCCAACCATCAAGAAGTCGTAGCAGAGGACGAACGCAAAAAACTGCCTACCAACTGGGAAGCTCGTAAACGGCAAGCAGATTGGCTAATCGAGGACAGCAAAGCGAAGGCGGATGCTGAAGCTAAAGGACTTGATTACAACCGTGTTAAGTTGATGAAAGTCTCGGCCGCGGAAGCTGATCGATTTGATAAGTTAAAAGCAAAGAAAAAGAATGCCGACCCAGGATTTTCAGATTACGAAGCTCAAACGGCCCGACAGTATAATCGATTGATTAAAACTATGGAACCAAGAGATTTAGTTAGGTACgaagaacaaaaacaaaagtaTGGTGACGCATTCTACGGGGGACCAAACGTGGTTTTACAAGGCTTACACAAAGACTCGCCAAACGCGGTCGATAAGATGGTAAAAGATTTGGAACAGCAGATCGATAAAAGGAAGAAGTTCTCTCGTAGGAGAACTCACAACGATGATGCCGATATCGATTATATCAACGAGAAGAACGCACGATTTAACAAGAAGCTCGAACGATTTTATGGAGAACATACGGCGGAAATTAAGCAAAATTTGGAACGTGGTACCGCGATTTAA
- the LOC129724260 gene encoding activator of 90 kDa heat shock protein ATPase homolog 1, protein MAKWGEGDPRWIVEERPDATNVNNWHWTEKNATPWSKDKLKALLQDFVISKSGQECKIVEVEKLDGEATANNRKGKLIFFYEWNIVLKWSGIVDDEDVTGKVTIPNLSEENDIDEVELTVSVDTSNNASEKLKVFMYNIGRDKLRKQLQTYVETLKSDFAKGLILPKKGEEQNGITTVKPDKETVYASGFNRQKIELETVTSGTKQTGLKLDVKTLETVERFQCRAHELYDALTRTDMVTAFTRGHVKLDLFKGGEFVLFGGNVSGTYVDIVPNKKITQTWRLKQWPAGHFSNVVMELIEMEDHTELKLTQTMIPAAEFEATKTNWSRYYWDSIRSAFGFGTFLY, encoded by the exons ATGGCCAAGTGGGGCGAAGGTGATCCTCGTTGGATTGTTGAAGAACGACCGGATGCAACCAACGTAAACAACTGGCATTGGACCGAGAAAAATGCAACACCCTGGTCAAAGGACAAGTTAAAAGCATTGTTGCAAGATTTTGTCATCAGTAAATCTGGACAGGAATGTAAAATTGTCGAGGTTGAAAAGCTTGATGGTGAAGCAACAGCCAACAATAGGAAAGGAAAGCTAATATTCTTCTACGAGTGGAATATCGTACTTAAATGGAGTGGGATAGTTGACGATGAGGATGTAACTGGAAAGGTTACAATTCCTAATTTGTCCGAGGAAAACGATATCGACGAAGTTGAACTAACAGTGTCAGTGGACACATCCAACAATGCTTCGGAAAAGCTGAAAGTGTTCATGTACAATATAGGACGTGATAAGCTGCGGAAACAGCTTCAAACGTACGTGGAAACACTGAAGAGTGATTTTGCTAAAGGCCTCATTCTGCCGAAGAAAGGCGAAGAGCAGAACGGAATAACGACTGTAAAACCGGATAAAGAGACGGTTTATGCTAGTGGTTTCAATAGGCAGAAAATCGAATTAGAGACTGTGACCAGCGGGACCAAACAAACTGGTTTGAAGCTTGATGTGAAAACGCTTGAAACCGTAGAACGGTTTCAATGTCGGGCTCATGAGCTGTACGATGCGCTTACCCGCACGGATATGGTGACCGCCTTCACAAGGGGTCATGTTAAATTGGATCTCTTCAAGGGAGGAGA GTTCGTATTGTTTGGTGGCAATGTTAGTGGAACATATGTTGATATCGTTCCTAACAAGAAAATTACTCAAACATGGCGATTGAAGCAATGGCCTGCGggacatttttcaaatgtaGTAATGGAGTTGATTGAGATG GAAGATCATACTGAGCTAAAATTGACCCAAACGATGATACCGGCCGCTGAGTTTGAAGCAACCAAGACTAATTGGAGCCGCTATTATTGGGATAGTATTCGATCTGCTTTTGGATTCGGCACCTTCCTATATTAA